CTTCGAGTCCGGCTACCGCGGACGGTTGTGGACCTTCCGTCAGTACTCCGGCTTCGGCACCGCCGAGGAGTCCAATCGGCGCTACCAATACCTGCTGAGCCAGGGCGGCACCGGACTGTCGGTGGCGCTCGACCTGCCGACACAATGCGGCTACGACTCCGATGACCCCGAGGTTGGCGAAGAGGTCGGCCGGGTCGGCGTGGCGGTAGACACCCTGGCCGACGCCGAGGTCCTGTTCGACTCCATCCCGCTGGACAAGATCAGCACCAGCTTCACCATCAACGGCACCGCCGCCATCCTGCTGGCGTTCTACGTGGCAGCCGCCGAGCGTTCCGGAGTGCCACGGGCCAAGCTCACTGGCACCATCCAGAACGACATCCTCAAGGAGTACGCCTCGCGCGGCACCTGGATATGGCCGCCCGAACCGTCGCTGCGGCTGATCGCCGACACCATCGAGTTCTGCGCCGCCGAAGTACCGCGGTTCAACGCGATCTCGGTGGCCGGCGCGCACTTCCGCGACGCGGGCGCCAATGCGGTGCAGGAGATGGCGTTCACGCTCGCCGACGGCGTCACCTACTGCGACACCGTCGTAGAGCGCGGCCGGATGAGCATCGAGCAGTTCGCCCCGCAGGTCTCGTTCTTCTTCTACACCCACGGCGACTTCTTCGAGGAGGTCGCCAAGTACCGGGCCGGCCGGCGCCGGTGGGCCACGATCGTGCGGGAACGCTACGGCGCCGAGGCCGACAAGGCATCGATGTTCCGCTTCGGCTGCGTGGCCGGCGGTGCCTCACTGTTCGCCCCGCAAGCCCAGAACAACCTGGTTCGGGTGGCCTATGAGTCGATGGCCGCAGTGCTCGGCGGGGTCCAATCGATGTTCACCGCCGCCTGGGATGAACCGTTCGCCCTGCCCAGCGAGGAGTCCGCGACGCTGGCGCTGCGCACCCAACAGATCCTGGCCTATGAGACCGGAGTGACCCGGGTGGCCGATCCGCTCGGCGGCTCCTACTTCGTCGAGGCGCTCACCGACGCCACCGAAGAACGCATCATCGAGATCATGGCCGACCTGGAGAACCACGGCGGCATGGTCCGCGCCATCGAAGACGGCTATCTGCAGGGTCTGATCGCCGACGAGGCGTTCAAGATCCACCACGAGATCGAGTCGGGCACAAGGCCGGTCGTGGGCGTCAACAAGTTCACCAGCGACGAGCCAGCGCCGGAGATCGCCACCTACGAACTGGACGCCGAAGGCCGTGACGTCCAGCTCAAGCGGCTGGCGCGGGTCAAGGCCGAACGCAACGCCGACGACGTCGCCGCCACCCTCGCGGCGCTGTCGCGCGCCGCCGAGGGCGACGTCAACCTCATGCATCCCCTGATCGACTGCGCCAACGCCTACTGCACTGTGGGTGAGATGGTCTCGGCGCTCAAGAACGTCTGGGGCGAATTCCAGCAACCGGTGGTGTACTGATGACTTCTCCGCATTCCCCCTCCGCAGCAGCCGTCCCGGCCCGTGTCCTGGTCGCCAAACCCGGTCTCGACGGCCACGATCGCGGGGCCAAGATCGTCGCCCGCACCCTGCGTGATGCCGGTTTCGAGGTCATCTACACCGGCATCCGGCAACGCGTCGAGGACATCGTCGCCACCGCACTGCAGGAGGACGTGGCGGTGGTGGGGCTAAGCATCCTGTCCGGCGCGCACGTGGCCTTGACCGGTCGCATCGTCGAAGCGTTGCGTGCCGCGGACGGCGGGGACATCGCCGTCGTGGTCGGCGGCACCATCCCGCAGGGCGACGTACCCAAACTGTTGGAAGCCGGTGCCGCAGCGGTCTTTCCCACCGGAACGTCTTTGGATGATCTGGTGACCGGGGTGCGCGAGGTGGTCGAGAAGGCGGAGGCGCGCTAGTTATGCGACTTGGGGTGATGATCGGCGCCGAACGCGGCGATATGGCGCGCAAGGTCAAAAAGCTGATCTCCGACATCGAATGGGCTGACTCGGCGGGGCTGTCCACCGCGTGGATGCCGCAGGTGCCCGATGATTTCGACCTGCTGACCATGGTGGCGCTGATGGCATCGCACAGCACCCGAATCGAACTCGGCACTGCCGTGGTGCCCTTGCAAGCCCAGCACCCCATCGCGCTTGCCCGCCAGGCGCTTTCGGTGCACGCCATGTCCGGCGGCCGGCTGGCTCTGGGTGTGGGGCCGTCGCACCACTGGATCATCCGCGACATGCTCGGTCTGCCGTATGACAAACCGGCCGCTTACACCCGCGACTATCTGCAGGTGCTGAATGCGGCCATTGCCGGCCCGGGGCCGGTGGAGGTGGAGAACGACCACTTCACCGTGCACAACCCGACCGCACTGGGCGCCGACACCAAGATGCCGGTGCTGGTGGCAGCGCTGGGCCCGGTGATGTTGCAGATCGCCGGCGAGCACGCCGACGGCACATCGCTGTGGATGGCCGACGAGAAGGCGATCGCCGAGCACATCGCGCCGAAGATCAACAAGGCCGCGGCCGATGCGGGCAAACCGCAACCGCGCATTGTCGCCGGTATCCCCGTCACCCTGTGCGCCAATTCCGAGATCGAGGCCGCCAAGGATCGCGCCAACCGCATCCTGGCCGAAGCCGAGACCTCGCCCAACTATCAGCGGCTGCTGGACCGCGGTTCGGCCCGCAATGTCGGCGACCTGTGCGCGGCCGGCGACGAGGAATCAATCCTGAAGCGGTTCAAGCAGTTCGCCGACGCCGGAGTGACCGATCTGTCGGTGCGGCTGCTGCCGATCGGCGACAACCGCGACGAGCTGATCGCCTCGAAGTACCGCACCCGCGAGGTGATCGCCGAACTCGCCAAGGCGGTCTAGGTGAGCGGACCGCTCGCGGGGATCCGCATCCTCGAGGTGGGGGTGATGCTGGCCGGGCCATACGCCACCATGCTGCTGGCCGACCTCGGTGCCGAGGTCATCAAGATCGAACCGCCTGGCGGGGAAATCTCCCGCCAGGTCGGCCCCAGCTACTTCGCCAGTCTCAACCGCAACAAGACCAGCATCCAGCTCGATCTGGCGTCGGAGGCCGGGCAGGCCGCGCTGGGCGAACTCGTTGCCGAATCCCATGCGCTGCTGGTGAATATGAAGCCGTCAGTGATCCGCCGCCTCGGGCTCACCTATTCGGCGCTGTCGCGCTTCAATTCGAAGATCGTCTGCGTTGCGCTGACCGGGTTCGGCCTGGACGGCGGTGACGAGCCGGCCTTCGACTACGTGATCCAGGCCGCCACCGGGATCGCGGCGATGACCGGCGACCCGGATGCGCCACCGACCCTGCCGGGCTACTCATCGGCCGACAACTCCACCGGACTGACGGCGGCGCTGGGTCTGCTGGCGCAGATCGTCAGCGGCCGCGGCGGGCAGGTGGAGGTGTCGCTACTGGATGTGATGCTGTCGCAACTGAACTACCGCGCGTCGGCCTACCTCAACGACGGCGTCGAACCCCAGCGGCACCCGCACGGTGCGCACTCGTATTACGTACCCGCGCAGCTATTCCCGACCGCTCAGGGGTATCTGGCGTTGTTCGTCACCCATGACGGGTTCTGGGAGTCGTTCGCCACCGAGGCAGGTATCGACGGTTTCACGACGATGGCCGAGCGCGCGGCCCGCCGTGACGAGGTGCTCGCGGTGGTCACCGCCGCGCTTGCCGGCGACACCGCGGCGGGCTGGGAGGCGCGGCTGCGTCCCCTAGGCATCCCGGCGGCAGCGGTGCGCACGCTGCCCGAAGCTCTCCAGGCGCATCCGGAAATGGTCGTCACCGCAGGCGATTTCCGCCTGGTGGGCAGCCCGATCCGAATCGCCGGGTATGAACCGTCCTACCGGCCGCCGCCGGGGTTGGGCGATTAGCGCTTCGGCGCCGGCTCAGACCGTGACGATCGATGCCGACGCCGTGCCGGGCGCGCCGTAGACCTGCGCGAATCCCACCTTCGGGTCCCCAGGCACCTGACGGTCACCGGCCTGGCCGCGCAGTTGCAGCACCAACTCGTGCAGCTGACGCAGTCCCGAGGCGCCGATCGGTTCGCCGTTGGCGATCAGCCCACCATCGGTGTTGACCGGCAGTGACCCGCTGATCTCGGTGGCGCCGTCGGCGAGCAGCTTCTCCTGGTCGCCGTCGGCGCAGAAGCCGCACTCTGCCATGTGGATGATCTCGGCTCCGGCGTCGGTGTCCTGCAACTGGACCACGTCGACGTCGTCCGGTGTCACGCCGGCCTTTTCGAAAGCGGCGCGGGCGGCGTAGACCGTCGGTGATACGTCTTCGGTGATCGGAGCTGACGTCCCGTGGACTTCGTAGGCGCCGTAGGTGCGGGTGCGGATCTCGGTGGCCTGCAGGTAGACCGGCTTACCGCTGAAACGGTGTGCGATGTCGGCGCGACACATGATCACTGCGGCCGCGCCCTCATCCGGTGCGCAGAACATGAACTGGGTGAGCGGGTAATTCAGCACCGTCGAATCGAGGATGGCGTCCTCGGACATCGGCTTGCGCCGAAATGCGTTGGGGTTCAATGCGCCGTTGCGGAAGTTCTTGGCGGCGACCTTGGCCAGCGTGCGCGCCGAGATGCCGTGGTTATGCAGGTAGCGGTTCGCTTTCATGCCGAAGAACTTGGTGGTGACGAACTGCCCGTTCTCGGCGTACCAGGCCGGCAGGGCCAGCTTGGCCGGGTCGTCGGTGAACGCGCCGCGGGGGTGCTTGTCCATGCCGATCGCGATGCCGATGTCGTACTTGCCGGACCGGATGTTGTCGGCGCAGACCTGGGTGGCGGTGGCCGCGGTGGCGCAGGCGTTGAACACGTTCGTGAACGGGATGCCGGTCAGGCCGACCAGCCGTGTGACCGCATCGGGATTGGAGATCTCGTAGCTGCCGCCCACGCCGAACTGGATGTCCTTCCACTGCGCCCCGGCATCGGCCAGGGCCAGGTGGATGGCCTCGGCACCCATCTGCATCGCGGACTTGTCGAAGCGGCCGAAGGGGTGCAGGCCGACCCCGATGATCGCCACATCGTTGTTCGCTACCGTCATTGTCCAGGTCTCCTTAGACGGGCTGGAATGCCCAGGTGAGAATCTCGGTTCCGTCGTCGTCGACATAGAACGGCACCATGGTCAGTTCGACGTTCATGCCGAATTTCAGCTTGGCGGGATCGGATTCGGTCAGCCGAGCCTCGACCTGGACCACGTCGCCGAGTCGGACCAGCCCCACCCCGTAGGGAGCGAAGCCCTCAGCGGTCTCGCCGCCGGCATAGGGCAGCTTCGGGACGAAACCCTGAGTGGTCCAGGCCTCCAAGGTGCCCTGGCGGGGCAGCAACAGGTCCTGCATCTGCGGGCCGCTGCATCGCGGACAGTGATCCTGGCGGGGCCACACCGTGGCTTG
The window above is part of the Mycolicibacter sp. MU0102 genome. Proteins encoded here:
- a CDS encoding methylmalonyl-CoA mutase family protein, translated to MSDPVQTSSGIPLKPVYGPDDRREEPPAPGTYPFTRGNFESGYRGRLWTFRQYSGFGTAEESNRRYQYLLSQGGTGLSVALDLPTQCGYDSDDPEVGEEVGRVGVAVDTLADAEVLFDSIPLDKISTSFTINGTAAILLAFYVAAAERSGVPRAKLTGTIQNDILKEYASRGTWIWPPEPSLRLIADTIEFCAAEVPRFNAISVAGAHFRDAGANAVQEMAFTLADGVTYCDTVVERGRMSIEQFAPQVSFFFYTHGDFFEEVAKYRAGRRRWATIVRERYGAEADKASMFRFGCVAGGASLFAPQAQNNLVRVAYESMAAVLGGVQSMFTAAWDEPFALPSEESATLALRTQQILAYETGVTRVADPLGGSYFVEALTDATEERIIEIMADLENHGGMVRAIEDGYLQGLIADEAFKIHHEIESGTRPVVGVNKFTSDEPAPEIATYELDAEGRDVQLKRLARVKAERNADDVAATLAALSRAAEGDVNLMHPLIDCANAYCTVGEMVSALKNVWGEFQQPVVY
- a CDS encoding cobalamin B12-binding domain-containing protein — encoded protein: MTSPHSPSAAAVPARVLVAKPGLDGHDRGAKIVARTLRDAGFEVIYTGIRQRVEDIVATALQEDVAVVGLSILSGAHVALTGRIVEALRAADGGDIAVVVGGTIPQGDVPKLLEAGAAAVFPTGTSLDDLVTGVREVVEKAEAR
- a CDS encoding LLM class F420-dependent oxidoreductase, producing the protein MRLGVMIGAERGDMARKVKKLISDIEWADSAGLSTAWMPQVPDDFDLLTMVALMASHSTRIELGTAVVPLQAQHPIALARQALSVHAMSGGRLALGVGPSHHWIIRDMLGLPYDKPAAYTRDYLQVLNAAIAGPGPVEVENDHFTVHNPTALGADTKMPVLVAALGPVMLQIAGEHADGTSLWMADEKAIAEHIAPKINKAAADAGKPQPRIVAGIPVTLCANSEIEAAKDRANRILAEAETSPNYQRLLDRGSARNVGDLCAAGDEESILKRFKQFADAGVTDLSVRLLPIGDNRDELIASKYRTREVIAELAKAV
- a CDS encoding CaiB/BaiF CoA transferase family protein, with the translated sequence MSGPLAGIRILEVGVMLAGPYATMLLADLGAEVIKIEPPGGEISRQVGPSYFASLNRNKTSIQLDLASEAGQAALGELVAESHALLVNMKPSVIRRLGLTYSALSRFNSKIVCVALTGFGLDGGDEPAFDYVIQAATGIAAMTGDPDAPPTLPGYSSADNSTGLTAALGLLAQIVSGRGGQVEVSLLDVMLSQLNYRASAYLNDGVEPQRHPHGAHSYYVPAQLFPTAQGYLALFVTHDGFWESFATEAGIDGFTTMAERAARRDEVLAVVTAALAGDTAAGWEARLRPLGIPAAAVRTLPEALQAHPEMVVTAGDFRLVGSPIRIAGYEPSYRPPPGLGD
- a CDS encoding thiolase family protein, with translation MTVANNDVAIIGVGLHPFGRFDKSAMQMGAEAIHLALADAGAQWKDIQFGVGGSYEISNPDAVTRLVGLTGIPFTNVFNACATAATATQVCADNIRSGKYDIGIAIGMDKHPRGAFTDDPAKLALPAWYAENGQFVTTKFFGMKANRYLHNHGISARTLAKVAAKNFRNGALNPNAFRRKPMSEDAILDSTVLNYPLTQFMFCAPDEGAAAVIMCRADIAHRFSGKPVYLQATEIRTRTYGAYEVHGTSAPITEDVSPTVYAARAAFEKAGVTPDDVDVVQLQDTDAGAEIIHMAECGFCADGDQEKLLADGATEISGSLPVNTDGGLIANGEPIGASGLRQLHELVLQLRGQAGDRQVPGDPKVGFAQVYGAPGTASASIVTV
- a CDS encoding Zn-ribbon domain-containing OB-fold protein gives rise to the protein MRKALAPDVTNWPDENLALIGSQCTDCQATVWPRQDHCPRCSGPQMQDLLLPRQGTLEAWTTQGFVPKLPYAGGETAEGFAPYGVGLVRLGDVVQVEARLTESDPAKLKFGMNVELTMVPFYVDDDGTEILTWAFQPV